In the Nothobranchius furzeri strain GRZ-AD chromosome 15, NfurGRZ-RIMD1, whole genome shotgun sequence genome, one interval contains:
- the senp1 gene encoding sentrin-specific protease 1 isoform X1 translates to MLNKIYGWIETNFAILRNDEPAVDHSHGRSTPRDAQVKRKRPIEFLEDDHMIVQDDLAIKKSRMGDLIDSVKSAAEGLKNHSTGVATWMKKNVSPTLRNIPPASSGEPQPSTSAASAWTGRPAVVSLDETFAAPSTTLEWKTNKSEWLRNEKFIMRSKDCRQQVFMNPAHREVPKTNGHSINVPLSIIPKLQPSPRLGRPFNLRSHRTTSSLLGGVGTSNSTSMYEKTFASKMVQSPTHSALSNRSQKNRRYCTAQESVCEEEKEIYRQLLAMVSGGQSSFLDNGSSHNVVRSNRDFGSFLTSHRPLQVSSAAGSVAGRTSEEPSSTPSPREISSPCSSNHPSPVRAYSKTENQMWSQDADLSSNREAALTSTLQDSNSQDTQSSAHDGDSVILVSDKKGKKQDSSRVPCFQPELWIKEFTNIYDSRARERRRHIEEQEALAAQLLRQRLSDQEQQSPDVEVLVRVPLVDEVPLPLVIEEQEALEEKPEFPELTEEMEAEVDKALMKGGSPHEILSEGFGLSLTRKDLQTLSSLNWLNDEVINFYMNLLVERSKEPDLPSTNTFNTFFYPKLRSSGYSAVRRWTKKMDIFSKDILLVPVHLGVHWCLCVVDFRKKSIMYFDSMGGSNDEACQILFDYLQQESKDKKGKEMDTSGWTLHSKKRSEIPQQMNGSDCGMFTCKYADYITKDKPITFTQKHMPYFRRRMVWEIVNHNLL, encoded by the exons ATGCTTAATAAAATCTACGGATGGATTGAAACGAACTTTGCCATCCTTCGCAACGATGAACCAGCTGTGGATCACTCGCATGGGCGCTCTACTCCGAGAGATGCTCAAGTGAAAAGGAAAAGACCCATTGAATT tttggAGGATGACCACATGATCGTGCAGGATGATTTAGCCATTAAGAAATCACGAATGG GGGATCTCATTGATAGTGTCAAGAGTGCAGCTGAAGGATTAAAAAATCACAGCACAGGTGTGGCTACGTGGATGAAAAAAAATGTAAGCCCAACTTTGAGAAATATTCCACCTGCCTCATCTGGAGAGCCACAGCCCTCAACATCAGCAGCATCAGCCTGGACAGGAAGACCAGCG GTTGTTTCTCTGGATGAAACATTTGCTGCTCCATCTACAACTTTAGAGTGGAAAACAAACAAATCAG AGTGGCTGCGTAATGAGAAGTTCATCATGAGGTCAAAAGATTGTAGGCAACAAGTTTTCATGAATCCTGCACATCGTGAGGTGCCAAAAACAAATGGACACTCAATCAATGTGCCACTCTCCATCATACCCAAACTGCAACCCTCCCCACGCTTAGGCAGGCCCTTCAACCTCCGATCACACAGAACAACAAG CAGTTTGTTAGGTGGTGTGGGCACAAGTAACTCCACCAGCATGTATGAGAAGACCTTTGCCAGTAAAATGGTGCAGAGTCCAACACACAGCGCCTTGTCAAACCGCTCACAGAAGAACAGACGCTACTGCACAGCACAAGAG TCTGTTTGTGAGGAGGAGAAAGAGATCTACAGGCAGCTTCTGGCTATGGTGTCAGGTGGTCAGTCATCTTTCCTTGACAACGGCAGCTCACACAACGTTGTGAGGTCAAACAGAGATTT CGGCAGCTTTCTCACCAGCCACAGACCGTTACAGGTCTCTTCTGCTGCTGGGTCAGTGGCAGGAAGAACATCAGAGGAACCTAGTAGCACCCCTAGTCCTAGAGAGATTTCTAGTCCGTGCTCCAGTAACCACCCCAGTCCAGTGAGAGCCTACAGCAAGACAGAGAACCAGATGTGGTCTCAAGACGCAGACCTCAGCTCCAATAGAGAAGCTGCTCTCACATCAACTCTGCAAGACAGTAACTCTCAGGACACCCAATCGTCAG CTCATGATGGGGACTCCGTAATTCTTGTCAGTGACAAAAAAGGCAAAAAGCAAGACAGCTCAAG AGTGCCGTGTTTCCAACCTGAGTTATGGATAAAAGAATT TACGAACATTTATGACTCTCGAGCGAGAGAAAGAAGACGACATATAGAGGAGCAGGAAGCTCTGGCCGCCCAGTTGCTTCGACAG CGTTTATCCGACCAGGAACAACAAAGCCCAGATGTCGAGGTCCTCGTTCGAGTTCCGTTGGTGGATGAGGTTCCTTTGCCTCTTGTGATAGAGGAGCAGGAGGCTTTGGAGGAGAAACCAGAATTTCCTGAACTCACAGAG GAAATGGAAGCTGAGGTGGACAAGGCGCTGATGAAGGGGGGAAGTCCTCATGAAATACTAAGTGAGGGATTTGGTCTCAGCCTTACACGGAAAGACCTGCAGACGCTCAGCAGCCTCAACTGGCTCAACGATGAG gtgatcAACTTTTACATGAACCTGTTGGTGGAGCGCAGCAAGGAGCCCGACCTGCCATCAACCAACACATTCAACACCTTTTTCTACCCTAAGCTGCGCAGCAGCGGCTACTCTGCTGTGCGCCGCTGGACCAAAAAGATGGACATCTTTTCTAAAGACATCTTATTGGTTCCTGTTCATTTGGGGGTACACTGGTGCCTCTGT GTGGTGGATTTCCGTAAAAAGTCCATCATGTACTTTGATTCTATGGGAGGAAGCAATGATGAAGCATGCCAAATATTGTT TGACTACCTACAGCAGGAAAGTAAGGACAAAAAAGGCAAAGAAATGGATACCTCAGGCTGGACTCTGCACAGCAAAAAGCGCAGC GAAATCCCTCAGCAGATGAATGGAAGCGACTGTGGAATGTTCACATGCAAATATGCAGATTACATAACCAAAGACAAGCCAATCACCTTCACACAG AAACACATGCCCTACTTCAGAAGAAGGATGGTTTGGGAGATTGTGAACCACAACCTCTTGTGA
- the senp1 gene encoding sentrin-specific protease 1 isoform X2, translating to MLNKIYGWIETNFAILRNDEPAVDHSHGRSTPRDAQVKRKRPIEFLEDDHMIVQDDLAIKKSRMGDLIDSVKSAAEGLKNHSTGVATWMKKNVSPTLRNIPPASSGEPQPSTSAASAWTGRPAVVSLDETFAAPSTTLEWKTNKSEWLRNEKFIMRSKDCRQQVFMNPAHREVPKTNGHSINVPLSIIPKLQPSPRLGRPFNLRSHRTTSLLGGVGTSNSTSMYEKTFASKMVQSPTHSALSNRSQKNRRYCTAQESVCEEEKEIYRQLLAMVSGGQSSFLDNGSSHNVVRSNRDFGSFLTSHRPLQVSSAAGSVAGRTSEEPSSTPSPREISSPCSSNHPSPVRAYSKTENQMWSQDADLSSNREAALTSTLQDSNSQDTQSSAHDGDSVILVSDKKGKKQDSSRVPCFQPELWIKEFTNIYDSRARERRRHIEEQEALAAQLLRQRLSDQEQQSPDVEVLVRVPLVDEVPLPLVIEEQEALEEKPEFPELTEEMEAEVDKALMKGGSPHEILSEGFGLSLTRKDLQTLSSLNWLNDEVINFYMNLLVERSKEPDLPSTNTFNTFFYPKLRSSGYSAVRRWTKKMDIFSKDILLVPVHLGVHWCLCVVDFRKKSIMYFDSMGGSNDEACQILFDYLQQESKDKKGKEMDTSGWTLHSKKRSEIPQQMNGSDCGMFTCKYADYITKDKPITFTQKHMPYFRRRMVWEIVNHNLL from the exons ATGCTTAATAAAATCTACGGATGGATTGAAACGAACTTTGCCATCCTTCGCAACGATGAACCAGCTGTGGATCACTCGCATGGGCGCTCTACTCCGAGAGATGCTCAAGTGAAAAGGAAAAGACCCATTGAATT tttggAGGATGACCACATGATCGTGCAGGATGATTTAGCCATTAAGAAATCACGAATGG GGGATCTCATTGATAGTGTCAAGAGTGCAGCTGAAGGATTAAAAAATCACAGCACAGGTGTGGCTACGTGGATGAAAAAAAATGTAAGCCCAACTTTGAGAAATATTCCACCTGCCTCATCTGGAGAGCCACAGCCCTCAACATCAGCAGCATCAGCCTGGACAGGAAGACCAGCG GTTGTTTCTCTGGATGAAACATTTGCTGCTCCATCTACAACTTTAGAGTGGAAAACAAACAAATCAG AGTGGCTGCGTAATGAGAAGTTCATCATGAGGTCAAAAGATTGTAGGCAACAAGTTTTCATGAATCCTGCACATCGTGAGGTGCCAAAAACAAATGGACACTCAATCAATGTGCCACTCTCCATCATACCCAAACTGCAACCCTCCCCACGCTTAGGCAGGCCCTTCAACCTCCGATCACACAGAACAACAAG TTTGTTAGGTGGTGTGGGCACAAGTAACTCCACCAGCATGTATGAGAAGACCTTTGCCAGTAAAATGGTGCAGAGTCCAACACACAGCGCCTTGTCAAACCGCTCACAGAAGAACAGACGCTACTGCACAGCACAAGAG TCTGTTTGTGAGGAGGAGAAAGAGATCTACAGGCAGCTTCTGGCTATGGTGTCAGGTGGTCAGTCATCTTTCCTTGACAACGGCAGCTCACACAACGTTGTGAGGTCAAACAGAGATTT CGGCAGCTTTCTCACCAGCCACAGACCGTTACAGGTCTCTTCTGCTGCTGGGTCAGTGGCAGGAAGAACATCAGAGGAACCTAGTAGCACCCCTAGTCCTAGAGAGATTTCTAGTCCGTGCTCCAGTAACCACCCCAGTCCAGTGAGAGCCTACAGCAAGACAGAGAACCAGATGTGGTCTCAAGACGCAGACCTCAGCTCCAATAGAGAAGCTGCTCTCACATCAACTCTGCAAGACAGTAACTCTCAGGACACCCAATCGTCAG CTCATGATGGGGACTCCGTAATTCTTGTCAGTGACAAAAAAGGCAAAAAGCAAGACAGCTCAAG AGTGCCGTGTTTCCAACCTGAGTTATGGATAAAAGAATT TACGAACATTTATGACTCTCGAGCGAGAGAAAGAAGACGACATATAGAGGAGCAGGAAGCTCTGGCCGCCCAGTTGCTTCGACAG CGTTTATCCGACCAGGAACAACAAAGCCCAGATGTCGAGGTCCTCGTTCGAGTTCCGTTGGTGGATGAGGTTCCTTTGCCTCTTGTGATAGAGGAGCAGGAGGCTTTGGAGGAGAAACCAGAATTTCCTGAACTCACAGAG GAAATGGAAGCTGAGGTGGACAAGGCGCTGATGAAGGGGGGAAGTCCTCATGAAATACTAAGTGAGGGATTTGGTCTCAGCCTTACACGGAAAGACCTGCAGACGCTCAGCAGCCTCAACTGGCTCAACGATGAG gtgatcAACTTTTACATGAACCTGTTGGTGGAGCGCAGCAAGGAGCCCGACCTGCCATCAACCAACACATTCAACACCTTTTTCTACCCTAAGCTGCGCAGCAGCGGCTACTCTGCTGTGCGCCGCTGGACCAAAAAGATGGACATCTTTTCTAAAGACATCTTATTGGTTCCTGTTCATTTGGGGGTACACTGGTGCCTCTGT GTGGTGGATTTCCGTAAAAAGTCCATCATGTACTTTGATTCTATGGGAGGAAGCAATGATGAAGCATGCCAAATATTGTT TGACTACCTACAGCAGGAAAGTAAGGACAAAAAAGGCAAAGAAATGGATACCTCAGGCTGGACTCTGCACAGCAAAAAGCGCAGC GAAATCCCTCAGCAGATGAATGGAAGCGACTGTGGAATGTTCACATGCAAATATGCAGATTACATAACCAAAGACAAGCCAATCACCTTCACACAG AAACACATGCCCTACTTCAGAAGAAGGATGGTTTGGGAGATTGTGAACCACAACCTCTTGTGA